A stretch of DNA from Polyodon spathula isolate WHYD16114869_AA chromosome 20, ASM1765450v1, whole genome shotgun sequence:
CAATAAACGCTGAACTATTCCTTACGGTCTGGAGTGATAGCAATGTCTGTGGCAGCTCTCGGAATAGCTAGCCCACTGGATGCCTGGCCAATGTATGCCATTAGGAGAAGTCCAAGAACAAGGTGTACATCCATTTCCAACAATGAAGCACACCAAAACACCTCTGTATAGCACACCCACTGAGCAAGAACTGTGGCAAAACAGGCTCTGCCTTATATTTATAACGCCAGGGACAAAAATCACCTATTAGCATTCAAACAGCCGCGTCATGGTAATTGTTAACTTCACCACTGTGTTCCGATTTATTTCATAGtcaaaatttattttgtattgtttccataaataaaacccatatgCCGGTACTGTACTGTTCTCCAAGAAGTATTAGAATGGGGGGTAGGGGTAATGTAACATGCCCCTCTGTTCTTGGGGTGTATATCTTGTTAAAAGGATCTCATGCCCCTTTCACATGAGGTTAGGGaaaagggaaagaaagaaagaaaacatccaTGATGGGTTTTCAAAACAACAGGACTACTCTGTAGTATCTCCAAAcagcacagaaaaataaagaaaaaagtttagTCCTGTTTAAAAGGATCTCATGCCCCTTTCACATGAGGTTAGGGAACTGAAGAACTTTCAGTTAAATGTGACAGGCTAGGGCGAGTTAGCAAGGCGGGGACTGTTTTGGCCTTTAATGGTAACAGCATAGCGGGGTGTATTAAACATGAAATCatatagatttaaacaaaaatcaagGTAAAAATGCAATGTCACTGTCAAAAACAGACTACGGGAAAACTGAAATATTTGAAGTTATATTTTTGCTTATGATAACCTTTGTACACAAGCATGTCATGTGTTCTTATCAAAGACGAAGTTGTATTCAGACCTccactgttttatttacatttaaaggaCTCCCCTAAATTATCTTTATAACCCCAggactcaataaaataaaataatttaatataataaccAATACCTCTCTCAATGTTTTATGAAGCGTATTCCTAATAGACTTCATTAGAACCCTGAAAGCTAATTTCATGTGGTTGAGGAAATGTTATCTTCAGCTGAGCTGTAAGGAAAATACCAAAGTCTTCTTGGGGAAAACTTTAGAAATGTTGGCAAACAAAATTCAATTGCAGGTTAAAGTAAAAAAGATTAGCAGTTTAAGGTTTATTGCTGTGAAATCACATTTTGCTAATGTTTTATGGAGTCCATGCAGTTATATACTCATAAGTCGGAACTATTTTATCCAACCCCTCCCATAACAAGCTCCCCTGGCAAATAAATAAGAGTGACAGTTTCACTAAACATCCACTACATTGCATGgctgaaccagaaaaaaaaaaagtaatatcgAACACCATTATACCAGAATTAtgacattatttgtatttaatatattggaTTAATTTGTGTATATTAAGGAGTGATAATGAGGTTTTGAATCCAGGTGTAATAGTTATAAACTCATAGCAGCTTTGTAAACCAGTGCTTTGAAACAACCTTTCCTTAACCTACCTTAACTCAAAATACTTCTTAAAAGTTTCATGACTAGAGTCCCTAAAATTACATGAGTAAACTGTGTGGGTCTTTTCTCCTACAGACTGCAgtaaatattagaaaaatatgCCCCTATAATGCCTCATTTAAAAGATTCCAAATTGAGTTATAATCAGTCATGTTCACATAGCTTTGGGAAGGTTTGGGCTTGCCAAGATAACAGCTTTCCTCATTCCATTGAAATCCTGTGGCCACTCTGCCAGCCCCATCTATTTTGTACATATGAATGCTATTAAAACAGGTGGCTgaattggatatatatatatatatatatatacgcaaaATGTAAAAAGCAGCTGATGCTACttaagtaattaaatttcacaaaCCTACACCTTTCTATGCATTAAAGAGGGCAGTATTGTGATGATGCATAGACATACCTGGTTTACTGTATGACCAGTAGACTTTGAATCAGTTgataatacacatataaatatataggaGATAACAATACATGCTATTGCTGAATACTTTGGGAGTGGTACATTGTTGACAACCTTAACAACAAGAAATAACAAACTGCATAACCATATAATCAAAGAGCTCACAACAGCCTTGAAGTCAACTGGTGCTGAATATATTCCTGAATACAATTCCTCTTGCTGCAACTATATGGAGACAACTGTGTGTTGTCTTTTTCCATTAGCCCCATCACACACTTTTTTTATAGCTTGTCATAATTTATGCAGGCCTTTAATATGACACAATGCATTTGTGTCTTGAACAACAACCATAAGTacaagttcaaaaaaaaaaagttaaatgatacaaaagttattattaataactttGATACAgtagttattataaaaaaataattccaggtCTTTAAAGTGATTATTAAAATCAACTGTGTTTTGGTTTCCTGGTTCATTGGCAGCCATACTGATCAATGTTACAAAATGCTATTTAttacatcaataataaaaaataaaaaaaaaaacacaaaaaaaccctcagATAAATTACTTTGTAGCACCAAATACTACTTTGAATACTTTGTAATTTGTGgattcattttaattgtattacctTTCATTTTCCAGGAGTTGGCAACTTATGAACACATGCCCTTGGATGTGAAGCTGACAGAGAAGGGTAAATGATGAAAAGCACCTCTAAATTACAGAcagctgtttaattgttttgtatcatACAGCATAATCTGCTGCTAAGAACACAGGTGGTCAGATATTCATTAGGCATTATTGTGGCTTGATTACAACACAATGTTTACCAAGTCTAACAGATCCCTTGTGGTTTTATGTGCTGTCTTGTCTGTGTGTATAGCAAAATGCAGCTGAGTTTGCCAATTCTCTGCTGCACAATCTGAAGCTACACACAATTAGAACTCACCATGCcagaaaaaatgtatatttcaaatgAATGTTAAGCAAAGGACTTTGACATGTCTCATTTCaaccattctgagtggttctgcaCTGTGCTGCTCCAATACCTAATGTATAACTTACCAATGTTCTCAAAATCTGCCTTTTTCTGCTGACTTTGAGCTTGTTATGTGACTGCCTACCTTCCTCATACAACATGCattaaatttaagtttgatgttacttttttaaaatgcaccTTGAGAACAGCAGAGCACTGTATGAAACACATCGTAAACCTCTTTGTGACGGGTCTAATTCAAGGTTGTCTCTCAATTCTGTACTGCTGTCTTCTTCCAGGTCACAGTGTCCTGGGCTTTACCATGTACTATACACCTACAGCATCTGGATTGGCAAACTGTAACTGGAAGATTTCTATGTGATGGAATCCTACAGCAGCAATGTTATATATCATCATCCAAACACAATCATAAACTCTGAAAACCGCTCAAGACAtttgtgttaaattattatttcatcaGGCTCAATTTTATGTAAGGTTTATTGAGGTATCTGGATACAGTTGAGTTATTATATGCAAGGACATtgatttttacaaaatataataaaaacaaaatcaataagaCAGCCCATATGATGTTGTATTGCATTCTCAGCATTTTTGCCTAGAAACACTTAAACAGTGCTAGCCTCTTAAGTGGAAATTGGTATACCGTCTGTGTTACACTGAGCATTGTACTGAAATTGAGATTAACCCAGCGTTTGCTATTAACTTGAGATAATCTCAAATAAGTATCAATGCTAGTTGTACCTATTTTTCTAAAGAAGGAAATATTGAATTTGTTTGTTAAAATCATGACCCTGATGCACACATACTCTCCATTTTCTTCCAAGTTTAGGAATAGGATTTGAAATTTGAAAGACCCATAGTCAGGTAAGAGTTGATTTTATtgtaacacagaaacacaaagcagaggATGTTTCATCTGTCTGTAGCGTGCCTCCCCCTGGAGTAAGCATATTTTTCACTTCTTGGTGGTAGAGTGAAGCAGGCCCTCAGTGGAGTATTAGCAGTTCCGCGTGCCATTAACCTCTCCGAGTATCAGGGCTGCCAGCTCTTCTGATTGAACAGGGCATCTACTAACTGGCAGGCGAGGAGTGAGGGGCTTCCATCACGCTCCTTGGTGGGGAGTTTTTATTGGGGATCCATTTACCTTTTCATGCCCCTGTTGACACTAAATCCCCCAATGCACAGGGGAGATCTTTTACCAACTATTTATCTTTATTGTACTGCTTGTGATTGTGAAGCTAAAGCTAAGGTTTCTCAAGACTTTGTAGTTAATAGTTGGAGCAGGAAGAGCAGAAAATAATCTCAGTTTAAGATGATCATGAAGAACTGCTGTGTCATTCAAACATTACTGGGTGCACCATATTTTTGAGTAAATTACTTTCATTACAGTTCAGAAACTTGTTATAAATGTTGTGTACAGATGGCTCTGGTTCTAAGATTGCATGACTGGAGTGCAATGCATGAGTTATACCAATAATCTCCACTTGCAAGTCTACTTAATATCTACATTTTtctgcaaatactttttttttttttaaatcaacagtacTGTACAAAGACCTCTGCATTTTAGTGTACAGATATGAATATGAACTACTAACTCATATTTTTGGTATAAAATAACACCAACCAGCAGTGAAATCATTAGATTTGTTCTATTTCAATAATTAGAGAAATGTTCTGTAGACCTACAAggtgattttttaaaacatcacacaCCGGCACACTGGAACCAGTTTTGGGGAGAAATATTAATATCCTGTTGCTGAACCCCTGCTCCAACCCCTCCTTTCAtagcaatttaaatatttgaagaacAGAACTTTGTGTGATGCCTTTGCTTAAAAAGAGCTCTTGTCCTAGAAAAATTACAAGATATCTTACAAATATTTAAGATCTAATCTAATGGTGGTTATAAAACCATCACCAATACAGGAAATCTGGGGGATCTTAAAGTCTTAAAGCAGATTTAGTTCCAGTAGGCTAATCAAGAAGTGCTGACAGGCCAAGTGCTTTTGGTGACATTAAACCTGTCTTGTACTGTCTGCTGGCTTCAGCTTTGGGTGCTGTGCATATCAGAATCTTTTGGGTTCGACTGCCCGTGGTCCAGTAAGTGGGGGTCAGGGCGGAACCTGGGCTTCTCTGAAAGATCTGAAAAGGCAGGAGAGTCAAGTACAAGTTCAAAGCCTGCAACGGTCATAACAATCAATCAACCCTGTTCTTGCAAGTGGAAATCACTCAGCTATCGTTATTTTGCTACATAGGTTTGCGGGGGTAAAAACTACTAGAAAGTCATGAAGATAAAACATGTCTAGGTCTATCTGACTTTCTTAGTTTAAAGTGTCTGAAGttaggtaaaaaatatatatatatattaggatataCGCTTCTAAAGTGTTAGTAAGTATTATGATGTCAACATCTGTATAATCAGTATAAGATTTGCAGTGTAGCTGTAGGTGTCTCAGAGCTGGGAGAGACTGGTATGCTTGGCTCCAATACGGCTTCCTGCTCTTTCTGTGGAGACAGTGATTCATGTGATTTAGTGGTGGCTGGCTGTTCAGCCTCGGGAGGGGATGAAGACTCTGTTGGTGCAGGTAGTTCTGCAGGAGAGGAAGGATCAGGCACAGCGTTGAGGACAGGAGCAGGTTCAAGCAAAGCAGCATCAACAGGCTCAGAAGCAGGTAAGTTGTCTTGCGGAGCTGCCTCCTCTGCTAAAAGCACTTCAGTCTCAATGGTATGATCTGGCACAGCCTCAGGAACATGTGGGACTATCTCTGGCGTGGGAACATCATTGACCTCTGGGGTGTCTAAGCTTTTAACTACATCAGGGTTGGGCACTTTCACAGGGACTGAAACAGACTGCAGCAGAAAAACAGAGACACAGTTAACACACTTGACTAAAGGATAAAATCTAACACCAAGCTATTAGTGTATGCGTGTTTGCAAGTGTGCTTGTGAAGTCTGTACATGCGAATAACTGaataacttttttctttatatagatGCCTTTTTTAATAAGCTTATCAGACCACTCAGATTTAACATTGAGTAAAtaacattcattaaaataatactaataataacaattataaaaatattactaccgctaatacattaaataaagcctTTAATTGCAAAACCAAGAAACACAAGTAGGAAGAGAACATACATGtccaattttatttaaattgtaaatccTTACTTGGGATAGTTTGCATTGTAAATATAAGTGACTGAACTCCATAGAACGAAAAAGTGTAGTTACAGTTCTCCAACTTGTTGTGACTTCATCATATCCCAGTGAGGTTTTTATAGCCACCATATCAGATGTGAGAGATATTAACAAGATTGCAAACTTCTGGTAAAGCATAACAGAAAGTACTATAGTTTTAACCAGCAGTAGCTcatatacttttttctttttctttttaaaagccatACTACTGCATAACCTTCTAAGCAGGTGACATAATTTATATTGCAGTAACAAAATGCTCAACAGTAAAACATAGACTagtcaaaatgaaagaatacctCATGACTGTGTAGCTTGGCGTGGGCTTCTTCAGCAGGACTTTCCAAAGTGAACTGATTGTGCCACTGGCCCAGTGACTGGCAGCATAAACCTTCTTCCCACAGACTTATCAAATTTCAAAACAATTCAAAGTAACGCACTACCTCTGCATACCATTCATGGACTGAGAGACTTGATCTCTCTCCATAGATGTATCGTTCTGAAACTACTATGGTATAAATACTATTGTATTGATGTGAACTGAGTTTCTATATTACTCAAGACTAACATGGACCCCTGGAAGTCAATGAAGGCGGCACTGAAGAACTTCAGCCCTGTTCCTGGAGGGTCAACCATGGGCCTGAGCTACCAAAAGCATATTCTCAGATACAAACAAGACCCCATGCCACTTCAGAATATGCATGTTACCTTGACAGCTGCCACAGCCTGTGCTGGGTAACAAACAGAAGTTCCGACAGCTGCAAGACCCAATGGAAAGATCACCTTCTTAAACCTGGCGTCTGAGTGGTCAAACAGAGAAAAACGAAAAATACATGCCGAGATTTTTCTTCTAACTTTCCTTCGCATTCTGTCTGGTGTATAAGCATTGTTGTAATCCACTGTGTAAAGGTGCCAGAAAAGTTTTTCTCACTTTTCTACAACAGAGAACGCCACTGTATATTAGTGTATTTGCCTGATTTACCATTTACTAACTTTGTGTCCAGGACTTAGCAGCGTGGAGACAAGCAGGATGCTTTATGGATTTCATCCAATTACAATTCCTTGCTAGGATCAGGCCAGCCAATCCAGACACTGCAATCACACTGGCTCTGGGTAGAAAGCCAGGAGGTGGGTCCTTCAGGTGTATGTAGGTAtctaaagtaaaaaatacaaacaacaacattacATGGCAGCACCAGACTTCATCAAGAATAAAGCAAGCCCTGAAAAGGATTACTTTTTCACCTTGTCCAAAATGGACAGCATTCATGGCTCCATTTCTGACAGATGCATAGGCATTCTAGTGAAACAAAAGAAGAAGAGTTAGATATAATGTAACACAGCACaacagtaaaatgtttatttaatttaaaataaatattttaatgctgTGCTGTTTTCTAGGTGTCCTATGTGGTAAGTAACCACTGCTTAAAATAGCATTGTAACCTTTGTTGGAAGACAGAGGCCACAAAGACAGAATTATCCTCACTGTCTAGGACTAGACTTGTTTTGCTTAAAGGGGAAATTATGATGGGCAGCCTTATGTACTTCCTTAATCTTCATTGTGAATATTGTACCAACCATTCTCACTGCAGAGATCTCAATCAGcgtgcttgcagagggaggggaggttAATCAACCAGAAATGGGTTTGGAGAGCTTCAGAGTGACAGAGGTACTttataaacaaaaccaacactgtGCTAATTTGCCTGGTTTTTGGGATATATGGAAATACAGAAAGCAAGGTTACCAAAAAGTAAACAAGAGTGTGGTAAAACTGTGAATTTCCTGCAGTTCTTAGTGAAAAGCAGTATGTCTGAGAATGGTGGGCCCTGTTACAATGCAGTGACGTATAATAATGTGACTTCAACAAACTGCACCAGCAATGGAATGGAGAATCTGCATATTATTCCTCATTTTCTTCTCCAGCTGGCTATCCGATTCAAAGGCCGCAGGTcaaataaatgtcaaaaataaGTAAACAGTGGTAGCTTGTCACTATTTTTGAGATGTGCCACTCAAGTTTGTGACAACAGAGGAGCAGAACTTTTACCAAAATTGAAGGCTTACAAAAACAGGTGCACAAGAACATGTCCCAGAAGTTAGATGCCGGTAATTCTTGAATGGTAATACCTTCACCCTCTGGACAAAGGGGTGCACCGTCTCCCTCACCACTGAAAAACCTCCCTGCAGACGACCCGGCTGCTCATCCACATTCTTCAGCTTCGAAGTCGGAGGGGAGTAAATGGAGAGCTGGAGATGGGAAGGAAAATGTGGCGTGAGCAACTCGTTTTTATATTCCTATATTCTTTTACGGATGACTTTAGATTTGTGATTGCGATGTTATGAGCAGAGTGCGCAGGAGCCTTGTTTGCACAAGTACAGTTTATTCAAACATTCTTCCGGTGTTTGAATTTAAAAGACGTATGAGATGAAATCATTTATTCTGAGTAGGGGCTGGGGTCCCCAGCTTCTACTCATTTGTTACAAACAAAAACTAGGAGCGCTTGAACTCAAACCaggatgttttattttgcaaacaagtagctgtcttttttttttggctaaattTGCTTAGTTTTTATATATCAGGCTCCACATGCTTCATCATGGCTGTAAATAAAGAGCTTAAACACCTCCTGGCTACGTGATGATGCACTACCTTTGTGGCCAGCTTGGCTACATCAAGTATGAGATACAAAACCTGATAGGAAAAACTAGATAGCCACGCCTACCCACTTGGGCGAGCAGTTCAAACACCTTGTTTTGTTGCCTTGGGTAGCCACAGCGAGGTAGTGGAAATGAGGCATTAAGCATTATCAAGAAAAGAGTTCAGAGAAGGAAAGCAAGGGTCACATAACCGATATCCTACCCCTTCTAATATGCTCCTCATGGAAGTGATCTGATGGTCGCTGTCATAGTAGCACAGTCCTGATTTCACTTTACACACTAGTTTCCTTCTGCTGTTCTAAGACCACAAAATCTCTTTAACCCCCATCAAacgatgtttgcaatcattctgagtggtccttataccctttttaaaaatgtatttatttatttatttattattacattaatttcttttattattattatttttttaataggtcCATGTTAAGTCGATTTCATCCAAGTCCAGGCGATGTTCTTCAATTGAGAGGTTACATATGTCTACGgcaagcaactagaactgaagagcaagtCTTGAACTCCCAGGCAAAGCCATAGCACCTTgtgaaataatagaaaaaaacacaacttttgaGTAAATGCAGTAAGACTCCGAATTATTGCAAATACCatgaaaatgtatatgtatatatttcatatGTCTATACAATACAAGAATATGGGTCATAACAGGCTTGTGACCACCCACTTCTCTCTACTCCATC
This window harbors:
- the LOC121295795 gene encoding MICOS complex subunit MIC27-like encodes the protein MRSILEGLSIYSPPTSKLKNVDEQPGRLQGGFSVVRETVHPFVQRVKNAYASVRNGAMNAVHFGQDTYIHLKDPPPGFLPRASVIAVSGLAGLILARNCNWMKSIKHPACLHAAKSWTQICFSPCESAQP